The Photobacterium sanguinicancri genome includes the window GGGGTTTTCGGTTATAATTCCGAACAACTAAAGTGCGAAAAGAACTCCATGAATCAATATCTAGCAATCACATCTCGAGGTCTTGAGAACCTCCTAGCCGAAGAACTTAATGAACTCGGCGCGCAAAGCGTTCAAGTCGTCCATGCGGGCGTACGCTTTAAAGCTAATCAAGAAACGGCTTACCGCTGTTGTCTATGGACACGCATCTCATCGCGTATCATCCAAGTACTGAGCGAATTCAACGTTCGTGATGATATGGATCTGTACCTTGGCGCTGCGGCGATCAATTGGACAAATTACTTCAATAACGCGACACGCATTGTCGTTGATTTTAACGGTACTAACCGTGAAATCCGTAATAGCCAATACGGTGCGATGAAAGTAAAAGATGCAATCGTGGACAGTTTCACGAAAGCAGATCTTCGCCGTCCTAATATTGACCGTGACCAGCCTGATCTTCGCATTCATATGCGTCTTTCTGGCGAGAAAGGTGTGCTAGGTCTTGATATGGCCGGTAGTGGTCTTCACCAACGTGGCTACCGTACTGAAGCAGGTCGTGCACCATTACGTGAAACTCACGCAGCTGCACTTGTTATCAAAAGTGGCTGGACACCAGAGCAACCCTTACTCGATCCTATGTGTGGTTCAGGTACATTGTTGATTGAAGCCGCAATGATGGCGGCAGACATTGCACCTGGCCTTAAACGTAAGCGTTGGGGTTTTGAGTCAATTAAAGACTTTGATAAAGAAGCGTGGCTTGAAATTCATGCAGAAGCTTCTGTAAAAGCACGCCGTGGTGTTGCTAAAGTTGAGACTAAGTTCTTTGGTTTTGAACTAGAACATCGCGTATTAGCCATTGCCCGTGATAACGCAGGTCGTGCAGGTGTTAAAGAGCTAATCAACTTCCAACAAGGTGATGCAACCGAGCTGAAAGCCCCTGAGGGTTTTGATGCGGGTACTGTAATATGTAACCCACCTTACGGTGAGCGTTTAGGTACAACACCTGAACTGATCAGCTTATACACAGAGCTGGGTAACCGTCTTAAACTGGCATTCGCCGGTTCAACTGCAGCGCTGTATTCTGGTTCTAATGAGCTACTTAGCTGCATTCGTATGCGTGCAGACAAGCAATTCAAATTAGCGAATGGTGCACTAGATTGTGTATTAAAAACGTATTTGATTACTGCTGGTGGCGTTAAGAAAGAAGAAGGCGAAACAGAAGGTCACATTGAGCAAAAAGATGTTGCACCTGATTTTGCTAACCGCCTGAAAAAGAACATCACTAAGCTGAAAAAATGGGCGAAAAAAGAAGGCGTTGAGTGTTACCGCATTTACGATGCTGACTTGCCTAATTACAACGCAGCTATCGATAAGTATAACGACTACCTGATTATTCAAGAGTACGCGGCACCTAAAACTGTACCTGAAGAGATCGCTCGCCGTCGCATTATGGATGTGTTGCGTGCAACGATTCAGGTTACGGGTGTTGATAATAGTAAAGTTATCTTGAAAGTGCGTGAGCGCCAGAAGGGTAAAAATCAGTATCAGAAACTGTCGAATGCTGAACGCCACATTATTGTTAACGAGTACGGTGTTGATCTTAAAGTAAACCTTTATGATTACCTTGATACTGGTTTGTTCTTAGACCACCGTATTACGCGAAAAATGCTAGGTGACATGGCGAAAGGAAAAGACTTTCTTAACCTATTCGCTTACACAGGCTCTGCGACTGTGCATGCAGCTTGTGGTGGCGCTAAATCGACAACAACGATTGATATGTCAAATACTTACCTTGGTTGGGCTCAAGAAAATATGGAGCTTAACAATCAAGTTGGTAACCAGCATGAATTCATTCAAGCGGATTGCTTGCAGTGGCTTCAAGAGGTTGATGACACGTTCGACCTTATCTTTATCGATCCACCTACGTTCTCTAACTCTAAGCGAATGAAGCAGACGTTTGATATTCAGCGTGATCACATCATGCTAATGGAAAACTTGAAGCGTATGCTACGTACTGATGGTCAAATTGTTTTCTCAAACAATAAGCGTCAGTTCAAAATGGATTTAGAGCAACTGAATGAACTTGGCTTAGATGCTAAGAACATTTCTGATAAAACACTGCCTATGGATTTTGCGAAGAATAAGCATATTCATAACTGCTGGATTATCACTCACAAGGAAGGTTAAGTGCTAATAACCCTTTATAGCACGGAAGGATGCCACCTTTGCGAGCAAGCTTATCGCTTGCTCGTTGAGGTAGGGGTACAAGAGCACGTTCAGGTAATAGACATTGCCTTTGATGACGTGCTCTTTTTGCGTTACGGCGTCACGATACCTGTTGTATCAATCTCATCAGAGGCATCAACTGCAGCGGCAGAAACTGCATCTGATGATAATTCTCTCTCAATTTCTGAACTTGGCTGGCCGTTTGATCGTGCCGACCTTGCAGTATGGTTAAAAAACAATGGCTTTAATTAATATTAGTAATGCGCAGCTGGCGTATGGTGATCACGCTCTACTTGATAAGGCGGAATTTGTTCTTCAGCCAAACGAGCGCGTATGTTTAGTGGGCCGTAATGGTGCTGGTAAATCAACCTTCATGAAAGTAGTAACGGGCGATGTACTGCTTGATGACGGCAGCATTCAGCGCCAAACAGAATTAAAGATTTCTCGTCTAGAGCAAGATCCACCGCGTAATGCGGAAGGTAATGTATTTGATTATGTTGCGGAAGGTCTAGCTGAAGTGGGTAAGGTACTGAAAGAGTATCACCACTTACTGGACTTAATTGCGGTTGACCCGAGTGAGTCAAACCTCAATAAATTAATGAAAGCGCAAGAAAAAATCGATCACGCCAATGCGTGGCAGTTTGATAACCAAATTTCAGCTGTTTTAGAAAGCTTGCACCTTGACCCGCATACTATGCTTACTGATTTATCGGGTGGTTGGCAACGTAAGGCGGCTTTAGCTCGCGCACTAGTTTGTAATCCTGACATCTTGCTACTTGATGAACCAACAAACCACTTAGATGTTGCAACGATCGAATGGCTTGAAGGTTTCCTCAAGAGCTTCCGTGGTTCAATTATCTTCATTTCTCACGACCGTGCTTTCATCCGTTCGATGGCAACACGTATCCTTGATCTAGACCGCGGTAAACTGGTTTCTTTCCCTGGCGACTATGAACTGTATCTTGAAAGCAAAGAAGAGATGCTCCGCGTAGAAGCAGAGCAGAACGCCGAGTTTGATAAGAAACTCGCACAAGAAGAAGTTTGGATCCGCCAAGGTGTTAAAGCGCGACGCACCCGTAACGAAGGCCGTGTACGTGCACTTAAAGCGTTACGTGAAGAGCGCAGTGAGCGTCGTGAAGTGGTTGGTAAAGCCGATATGAAACTTCAAGAAGCGAATCGCTCAGGTAAGATTGTATTTGAAGCTGAGAATATTGCTTACAGCTACGGTGATGCGCAAATCATTAAAGATTTCAGCTTCACAGTGATGCGTGGCGATCGTATCGCACTTATCGGGCCAAATGGTTGTGGTAAGAGTACATTGCTGAAAGTGATGCTAGAGCAACTTACACCAACATCTGGCAAGTTCCACTGTGGTACTAAAATTGATGCGGCATACTTTGACCAGTATCGTGAAATTCTAGATCCGGAAAAAACAGTAATGGACAACCTTGCTGACGGTAAGCAAGAAGTGACAGTAAATGGTGTAACACGCCATGCATTAGGTTACTTACAAGACTTCCTTTTCCACCCTCGTCGTGCTCGTACTCCTGTTAAAGCACTATCTGGTGGTGAGAAAAACCGCTTGTTATTAGCGAAGTTGTTCTTAAAACCGAACAATTTATTGATTCTCGATGAACCAACGAACGATCTAGATATCGAAACATTGGAACTTTTAGAAGAAATACTTGCCAACTATCAGGGTACATTACTATTAGTGAGCCATGATCGTCAGTTTGTTGATAATACTGTGACAACAAGCTGGATTTTTGAAGGTAACGGGGTTATCGACGAATACGTAGGCGGTTATCATGATGCTCAAGAGCAACGCGCTAACTCTCTAACAAATATTGCTAAAAACCAGGCTGCTGAATATGAGCAGGCGAAGAAAAAGCAAGAAAACAATAAACCGCGAGAGACAACGCGTTCTACGCCCAAAAAGAAGCTTTCTTATAAGTTTCAAAAAGAGCTAGAAGGTCTACCGCTTATCATTGAAGAATTGGAAAATGAAATTGCTTCTATTCAGGAACAAATAAATGATCCTGCATTCTTCCAAGATGTAAAAAATGATACTGAAGCCACACTGGCTCGTCTTGCCGCCGCTGAGCAAGAATTTGAAGTAGCATTTGAACGTTGGGAAGAATTAGAGGCAATGCAGAAGGAATCCTAATGCGACAAAATATGTTAAAGCTTTCTACACTGGCGGTTCTGATCGCTGGTGTCACTAACGCTAATGCCGCTGTTTACAAGATAGTTGAAGTTGATGAAACTGGCTCTGGTCTTAGTGCTATTGATTCAATTAACTATTATGGGAAAAACACATCAGGCCGCACTGAAACTTACGCTCAGGCTATTCAGCAATCTAGCTCTACTGATGACTGCTTTGCTGGCACTTGTGGCGATTACAAAACGGTAGGGGAAAGCCGTTTTGGTCCTGCAGGTATTGAATACCGTGATGATGTTGCTTATACCTCAGACATTTTGCAGCGTATCAATGATGTAACTACGTTAGAGTCATACTGTAAAGAAAACCTAGGCTTCAATACATGTGATAAATGGGCTAAAAGTCGTTATTACGGTGCTGGTTACAATACTGAAGATGAACGTGATGAGTCTGGCTATGCCGGTTTGTTACGTGAACAACAAGCTTTTCGTAACGGCTATACACGTAACTCTTTCTTGCTGGTTGATGGTCAGCCTCAAGCTACGTTTGCAGAAGACAGTACTAAATACGCAAATGCGGGTACATTAGGAGCAATTCAAGCCGACTCTATGAATTCGGTGCCAAATGGCATTACCACCATTAACGGTGTTGATTACGTTTACGGTGTAACGAGTTCAGCATACTTCAACGAGGGCACGCGTTACGCACGTACATTCGCTAAACGTGGCTTTGTTCAAGACGGTGCAAATGTAAGTCTTGAGCTTCCACCACCATCAAACGGTACTAAACTAGCTCAAGCAATGGGTACCACAACGGCTTGGAAGGGAGTTAAAAACCCAACTGACGATAAAATGTTAGTAGTGGGTAGTGCGTCATTTAGCGAAAGCCATTTAGATGATAGTAATAAGCTACCAAGTAGCAGCCAGCTTCATATTAACGGGCAGGATGTTGCTTTAGACAAAGATAAGCTTAAGGAATGTTCGACTCAGGCAAATGACGGCAAATTGGCTGACATGTACAACACATGGGAATGCCAATTCACTGTTTTTGCTAATGATGCGTATCTTTGGACTGTTGATACAGCAGCGCAAACAGCGACCCCTGTTCGTATTGCAAATCGTACTTTGGCCCCTAAAGATCCTGATGAAGAT containing:
- a CDS encoding DUF3466 family protein, with translation MRQNMLKLSTLAVLIAGVTNANAAVYKIVEVDETGSGLSAIDSINYYGKNTSGRTETYAQAIQQSSSTDDCFAGTCGDYKTVGESRFGPAGIEYRDDVAYTSDILQRINDVTTLESYCKENLGFNTCDKWAKSRYYGAGYNTEDERDESGYAGLLREQQAFRNGYTRNSFLLVDGQPQATFAEDSTKYANAGTLGAIQADSMNSVPNGITTINGVDYVYGVTSSAYFNEGTRYARTFAKRGFVQDGANVSLELPPPSNGTKLAQAMGTTTAWKGVKNPTDDKMLVVGSASFSESHLDDSNKLPSSSQLHINGQDVALDKDKLKECSTQANDGKLADMYNTWECQFTVFANDAYLWTVDTAAQTATPVRIANRTLAPKDPDEDRRSYQASARSIENVNGKPVIVGYSTERVSNDYYAQRATVYTPKDGVDFSGTIPADSWTAKFIGPDIKDGDKRQFTYTMATDINQNNKVVGVAKLERSESRAYAERMFVYDNNNSQFKYLDSNVSGIFFDGSNGYASAINNKDVVVGKLDSETANQVDGRQRRQRGFLYNAGSDITGSPLKAGGAWFLDDLTNNNDQQSNSYRIAEVSDINDAGVISATAMYCEGGYDNFSQGATCKNDSKDQNDSERVVAVKLVPIQNGDIQTRPAEETQIKRNGASLGMFALTLLGFIGFRRRK
- the rlmKL gene encoding bifunctional 23S rRNA (guanine(2069)-N(7))-methyltransferase RlmK/23S rRNA (guanine(2445)-N(2))-methyltransferase RlmL; the encoded protein is MNQYLAITSRGLENLLAEELNELGAQSVQVVHAGVRFKANQETAYRCCLWTRISSRIIQVLSEFNVRDDMDLYLGAAAINWTNYFNNATRIVVDFNGTNREIRNSQYGAMKVKDAIVDSFTKADLRRPNIDRDQPDLRIHMRLSGEKGVLGLDMAGSGLHQRGYRTEAGRAPLRETHAAALVIKSGWTPEQPLLDPMCGSGTLLIEAAMMAADIAPGLKRKRWGFESIKDFDKEAWLEIHAEASVKARRGVAKVETKFFGFELEHRVLAIARDNAGRAGVKELINFQQGDATELKAPEGFDAGTVICNPPYGERLGTTPELISLYTELGNRLKLAFAGSTAALYSGSNELLSCIRMRADKQFKLANGALDCVLKTYLITAGGVKKEEGETEGHIEQKDVAPDFANRLKKNITKLKKWAKKEGVECYRIYDADLPNYNAAIDKYNDYLIIQEYAAPKTVPEEIARRRIMDVLRATIQVTGVDNSKVILKVRERQKGKNQYQKLSNAERHIIVNEYGVDLKVNLYDYLDTGLFLDHRITRKMLGDMAKGKDFLNLFAYTGSATVHAACGGAKSTTTIDMSNTYLGWAQENMELNNQVGNQHEFIQADCLQWLQEVDDTFDLIFIDPPTFSNSKRMKQTFDIQRDHIMLMENLKRMLRTDGQIVFSNNKRQFKMDLEQLNELGLDAKNISDKTLPMDFAKNKHIHNCWIITHKEG
- a CDS encoding glutaredoxin family protein, with the translated sequence MLITLYSTEGCHLCEQAYRLLVEVGVQEHVQVIDIAFDDVLFLRYGVTIPVVSISSEASTAAAETASDDNSLSISELGWPFDRADLAVWLKNNGFN
- a CDS encoding ABC transporter ATP-binding protein; protein product: MALINISNAQLAYGDHALLDKAEFVLQPNERVCLVGRNGAGKSTFMKVVTGDVLLDDGSIQRQTELKISRLEQDPPRNAEGNVFDYVAEGLAEVGKVLKEYHHLLDLIAVDPSESNLNKLMKAQEKIDHANAWQFDNQISAVLESLHLDPHTMLTDLSGGWQRKAALARALVCNPDILLLDEPTNHLDVATIEWLEGFLKSFRGSIIFISHDRAFIRSMATRILDLDRGKLVSFPGDYELYLESKEEMLRVEAEQNAEFDKKLAQEEVWIRQGVKARRTRNEGRVRALKALREERSERREVVGKADMKLQEANRSGKIVFEAENIAYSYGDAQIIKDFSFTVMRGDRIALIGPNGCGKSTLLKVMLEQLTPTSGKFHCGTKIDAAYFDQYREILDPEKTVMDNLADGKQEVTVNGVTRHALGYLQDFLFHPRRARTPVKALSGGEKNRLLLAKLFLKPNNLLILDEPTNDLDIETLELLEEILANYQGTLLLVSHDRQFVDNTVTTSWIFEGNGVIDEYVGGYHDAQEQRANSLTNIAKNQAAEYEQAKKKQENNKPRETTRSTPKKKLSYKFQKELEGLPLIIEELENEIASIQEQINDPAFFQDVKNDTEATLARLAAAEQEFEVAFERWEELEAMQKES